The genomic window AAAATGGGAAGCAGAATTGGAAAAAGAGACTTATTTGATGTCATCAGATAATTTGTATGATAAGCTAAACGGACCAAGCTTATAACTTAATAAGGGGAGCTGATTTTGCTCCCCTTATCATCAAATGCTTAGTTTGAAATAATGATTTTTTCTTGAAGTGATTTGATAGATCCAACCACGTGCATAATATAAATACCTTTAGGTAAATCAAGTTCTAAATTCATCAGTGCTTGACCATCATTTACCTCCCAACTTTTTGATATTGCCCCTTGCTGATCGTAAATCACAATTTGATAAATCTCCCCTAAATCAGCATTTCTAATAGATACTTTACCATTAGTTATTGGGTTTGGATAAATTGAATTATCTGAAATATCAATAGCATCGACATTCATCATCCTAGCTCCTGATGTATTTCCAAAACCTAAAACTCCGTTACAATGCATCCATTCAGAATATTGACCTCCACAAGAATTATTTTGCCAAACCGCTGTATTATACGATTGTTGTTCAGCTTGTTTTCTATTTCCATTAATTTCTACCCAATCCACTTGAGCATCCCTGCCGTTTTGATCATTAAAATATTCAAGATTTAGATCTCCATTAGAGTTGGTATTGACAGTAAAAATCTTAAAATTAGTAGTTAGCGACAAAGTCTGAATGGTTTGATTACCAATACGGACATTCAATTTCTCTTGTCCACTTACGCCTTTAGCTCTTACTTTTATCGTATTCGACCCTGTATTTCCTCCACCAGAGTTTCCATTACTTGTCCCCATCGACATACTATACACATTACATGTACCACTACTTTGGTAACCCTCTACAGTAAACGAAACTTCATATAGATTACCCATATTCATTCCTAAAGAAGCCCAAGCATTAAAATGATTGGCACACGTTACTGTACCGCTTGTTCTTTTCGATCGACGAACACTCCAATACTGTTGAAACGTTTTTGTTCCTTGAATTGAAG from Flammeovirga yaeyamensis includes these protein-coding regions:
- a CDS encoding glycoside hydrolase family 11 protein — its product is MKNLLYMKTLDSLSGIHNNNQLMQRFYKSVFVMSVFLFSVFDVQSQTICNNQIGNQGGYTYEYWKDSGNGCMTLNNGGNFYVSWSNIGNLLARKGKRPGVKNQTVTYGANYQPSGNSYLCIYGWTTSPLVEYYIVESWGSWRPPGANAKGTVTTDGGTYDIYETTRVQQPSIQGTKTFQQYWSVRRSKRTSGTVTCANHFNAWASLGMNMGNLYEVSFTVEGYQSSGTCNVYSMSMGTSNGNSGGGNTGSNTIKVRAKGVSGQEKLNVRIGNQTIQTLSLTTNFKIFTVNTNSNGDLNLEYFNDQNGRDAQVDWVEINGNRKQAEQQSYNTAVWQNNSCGGQYSEWMHCNGVLGFGNTSGARMMNVDAIDISDNSIYPNPITNGKVSIRNADLGEIYQIVIYDQQGAISKSWEVNDGQALMNLELDLPKGIYIMHVVGSIKSLQEKIIISN